In Tautonia rosea, the genomic window CCCTCGCGTTCCGGCCAATTTCGACCAACTGCCATTGCTCTTGGACACCGCCTCGCGTAAACTCTCACACTTCGTAGCGTAAAGATTTCAAGTTACGGCCTTTCACATGATTCGGCCGGTGCCTTGCGGGGCGTGTGATGGCGATCACCAAAGAGAAGAAGCAGGAGATCATCGACGCGTTCAGGCGCGAGGAACATGATACGGGGTCGCCCGAGGTGCAAATTGCGCTGCTGACGGCCCGCATCAACGACTTGACCGACCACTTCAGAACCCACAAGAAAGATCACGCCAGCCGCCGAGGGCTGCTGATGCTGGTCTCCAAGCGATCGAGCCTGTTGAAGTATCTGCGACAGACCGACCGCAAGAGCTACCTCGAAGTGATCGGCCGGCTCGGCCTCCGCAAGTAATCGTCCGTCGGTGACCCATTCCTCAAGATCGGGGCGGCTCCGAAGCTCGGTGCGCCCTGGTCGTGTTTGATTCCTCAAGAGGGCTGCGGGCTCGATCGGCTCACAACGCTCTTGTCTCCCGACTGGGTCAACCGGCCCTCCCGTGTTTTTCTCTCCTTCCGGTCTTCTCAGGCCGGTCCGCCATCACCCAGGCTCCCGGTGCCCGATCGCCGAGTTGAGGTAAGGGTGGGCATGTCCACGTCTGGTTCTTCCGCTCCCGTGAATCCCGTCAAGAAGCTTGTCGTTGTCGAACGCACCATCGGCGGCAAGACAATTTCCATCGAGACCGGTCGCCTTGCCAAGCAAGCCACCGGTGCCGTGGTGGTCCGCCTCGGCGACACCATGACCCTCGTCGCCACCGTCGTCGCCCCCGGTCGAGAAGGGCTCGACTTTTTCCCGATGATGGTCGACTACCGCGAAAAAGTTTACGCCGCCGGCAAGTTCCCCGGTGGCTTCATCAAGCGCGAAGGTCGCCCGACGACCAAGGAAATCCTCACCTCGCGCCTCACCGATCGCCCCATCCGGCCGCTCTTCCCGAGCGATTACCGCATGGAGGTCCAGATCCAGGCCAGCCCCATCTCGGCCGACCGGATCAACGACCCCGATATCCTCACCCTCATCGGCGCGTCGACGACCCTCTGCATCTGCCCCGACGTCCCCTTCCTCGGCCCGCTCGGCACCATCCGGCTCGGTCGGATCGACGGCGAGTTGATCCCCTTCCCGACCGCCGAGGAAATGACCCGCAGCGATCTCGACCTCATCGTCGCCAGCACCCGCGAGAAGGTCACCATGATCGAGGGCTTCGGCAAGGAATTGCCCGAGGCCGAGATGCTCGACGCCATCCTCGAAGCCCACAAGCTCAATCAGGAACTCATTGACCTGCAGCTTGAGCTGCGCGAGAAGCTCGGTATGCCCCCGATGGAGCATCCCGAGCCCCAGCCCGATGCTCTCGTCGAGGACCTGCACCGCCGCTATTCGGCCGACCTCCGCGAGGCCCGGCTCATCAAGCTCAAGCAGGATCGCAACAACGCCGTCAAGGCGCTTCAAGAGCGGGTCGTCGCCGAACTCTGTCCTGAAGTCCCCGAAGGTCAGGAGCCCACGAGTCCGACTCCCCTTGAAGTCAAAACCGCATTCTACTCCCTCCAGGAACGGGTGGCCCGCGAGATGATTCTCGACGGCTACCGCTCCGACGGCCGAGGACCCAAAGACCTCCGCATGATCTCCTGCGAGGTCAGCGTCCTCCCCTGTGCCCACGGCTCCGCCATCTTCCAGCGCGGTGAAACCCAGGCCCTTGTCACCACCGTCCTCGGCACCGGGGCCGACGAGCAGCGCGTCGACGGCATCATGGAGGAGTACTCCAAAAAGTTCTACCTCGACTACAACATGCCTCACTTCGCCGTCGGCGAGGTTCGGCCGATTCGAGGTCCCGGCCGTCGTGAGATCGGTCACGGCATGCTCGCCGAGCGCTCTGTCGCTCCCATTCTGCCCGACCCCCAGCGCTTCCCGTACACCATCCGGGTCATCTCCGACATTCTCGAATCCAATGGCTCCAGCTCGATGGCTTCGGTCTGCGGCGCTACCCTCAGCCTGATGGACGCCGGTGTCCCCATCACCGACCCCGTCGGAGGCATCTCGATCGGCCTCGTCGAGGACCCGAAGACCGGCCGCTACATCCTCCTCACCGACATCATCGGCGATGAGGACCACTTCGGAGACATGGACTTCAAGGTCGCCGGCACCCAGCACGGTATCACCGGCATCCAGCTCGATGTCAAGAACATCGGCCTCTCGGAACAGATCATCCGAGACACCCTCGATCAGGCCCGCGAGGCCCGCGTCGAGATCCTTCGCTCGATGCTCCGCGCCATCAAGCGGCCCCGCGATCAGATCTCGATGAACGCCCCCCGGCTCATCCAGATCCAGATCGATCCGCAGAAGATCGGCATGCTCATCGGACCCGGTGGCAAGACGATCCGACGGCTCCAGGAGGAGACCGGCACGAAGATCGATATCGAAGACACCGGGATCGTCACCATCGCGAGCGCCTCGGCCGTCGGCGCCGAGGAATGCCGCGACCGCATCGAGGGGATGACTGCCGGCGTCCAGCTCGGCAAGATCTACGAGGGCCGCGTCATGTCCGTCAAGGACTTCGGCGCCTTCGTCGAACTCCTGCCCGGCCAGGACGGCATGGTCCACATCTCCGAGTTGACCGACGGCTACATCAACAGTGTGGCCGACGTTTGCCGGGTCGGCGACACCATGCTCGTGAAGGTCATCGCCATCGACGAGCAAGACCGCGTCAAACTCTCCCGACGCCAGGCCCTGGCCGAACGTGGGATCGAAGATGATGTCGAATCCAAGCCCCGGCCCGCCGGTGGCGAGGGCGACCGCGGACCCCGAGGCGGCGGCGACCGCGGCCCCGGTGGCCCTCGAGGCGACCGCGACCGCGACCGAGGTCCCGGTGGCCGAGGTCCCGGTGGACCTCCTCCCCGAGATCGCGATCGAGACCGTCGCTGATCCAGCGCTCCTGGATTGTTGCATGTTCCTTCCGTGCCCTGGTTCGATGGTCTCGGTCGCCGGGCACCGTTCGAAATTCCCCGAATCGTCCTGACTCGCCAACGGCCCGGTCGTTGCACCGGGCCGTTCGCGTGGCCCGGGATGACCCTTGGGTAGTTCGAACGACCCAAACGGACCGAGCTACGCCCCCCGATCCCTCCGAGGGGAGCCCGCCCATGGCACGATCCCCCGCCGCTCCTGCCTCCCCCGCGACGGATCACTCCCTCGCCGACACCCACGGTCGCGATCCCGAACCGGCCCCCCCCCTGCCCCCCGAACTGGCTCGTCGGCTCCGTGACCAGTACGCCGAGATCGCCCAGTTTGCCGGCGGCCTGGCACACGAGATTCGCAACCCGCTCTCCACCATGCGGCTGACCCTCGACCTCCTGGCCGAGGACTTTCGGGACCCCCAGACCGACCGCGAACGCCGAGCCTTGCAAAAGATCGAGCGGGTCCGCAAGGAATCTCACCGCCTGGAAAACCTGCTCGAAGACTTCCTCCGCGTCGTCCGCCTCAGCGATCTCGACCTCGTCCCCGGCGACCTCAACGCGGTTCTCGAAGACGTCCGCGACTTCTGCGAACCCCAGTCACTGGCTCAGGGCATTGTCACCCGGTTGCAAACCGATCCCGACTTGCCCCCCGTCTCCTTGCATGTCGATTCGTTCAAGCAGGCACTCTTAAACCTGATTCGCAATGCTCAGCTTGCCATGCCCGAAGGTGGTGAATTGATTCTCCGGACCCGATGTAATCCCGAGAACGGTGTTGTGATCGACGTCATCGACACCGGATGCGGCATCCCCGCCGAGGCCCTCCCTCGCGTCTTTGACCCCTTCTACTCGACCCGTCCTCGCGGCTCGGGCCTCGGGCTCCCCATGACCCGTCGCATCATCGAAGCTCACGGCGGCACCATCGATCTCGACTCCGAGCCCGGCAAGGGAACACGATTCCTCATCCGATTACCTGCCTCCGATCCGGGAGGCTCTGTCTGATGGACCCTCAAATCCGAGTCCTCGTCGTCGATGATGACGAGCCGCACGCCCAGGCTGTTGCTGAGAGCCTTCAGCGCGTCGGATACGATTGCACCGTCGCCGTCGGCGGTCGCGAGGCCCTTCGCCTCATCGAAGAGCAACACTTCGACATCATCGTCACCGACCTCGTCATGGAGCCGGTCGGCGGCCTCGAAGTCCTTCGCAAGGCCAAGCAGGAACTCCCCGAGGCCGAAGTCGTCATCCTCACCGGCCACGGCACGATCCAGACTGCCGTCCGAGCCATGCAGGGCGGTGCGGCGACCTATCTGACCAAGCCGCTTGACATCGAAGAACTCCGTGATGTCGTCGACAAGGCCAGCAAATCGCAACGCCTCGCCCGCGAGAATCTCGAACTTCAGCGCCAGCTTCAGGAACGTTTTGGCTTTGAAGGCGTGGTCGGCAACAGTCCTCAGATGAAGGCAATCATCGACAAGCTCCGCCAGATCGCCCCCACCACCGCCACCGTTCTGATCACCGGCGAGAGCGGCACCGGCAAGGAACTGGTCGCCAAGGCCATTCACAACAACAGCCCCCGCAAGAGCAAGCCCTTCGTCGCCCTCAACTGCGCGGCCCTGAGCGATTCAATCCTCGAATCCGAACTTTTTGGCCACGTCAAAGGAGCGTTCACCGGCGCCGACCGCGAACGCAAAGGCCTGATCGAACACGCCAACGGCGGCACCCTGTTCCTCGATGAGGTGGGCGACATTCCCCCTTCCACCCAGGTCCGCCTGCTCCGAGTGATCGAGAACGGCGAGATCATGCGCATGGGAACCAACGAGCCGATCCACGTCAACGTCCGTCTCGTCACCGCCACCAACCGCGACCTACCCGAGATGATCAAGGAAGGGAAGTTCCGCACCGACCTCTACCACCGGATCAAGGTCATCAGCATCAAGTTGCCCCCCCTTCGCGAACGCCGAGAGGACATCCCGCTCCTGCTCGACCACTTCGTCCGAGAAAACGCCGCCCACTACGGCAAGCCCGTCCCTGGGATTCATCCCGACCTACGCAAGGTCTTGATGTCCTATTCCTGGCCTGGCAATGTCCGCCAGTTGCGCAACGTGGTCGAGAGCCTCCTTGTAATCGACACCGACGGCGAGCTTGGCCTCGACGACTTGACCGATGAAGAGTTGCTCGCCTCGGCCGGCGTCACCCCGCAGTCGTCGGGCGTCTCGCAACTGGTCGGCCAGCCGATGGAATCGATAGAGGCCCACTACATCGCCGAAACCCTTCGCCTGACCGGCGGCAACCGTGAGGAAGCCTCTCGCATCCTCGGCATTGGCGAGCGCACGCTCTATCGCAAGCTCAAAGAATACGGCATCAACTGATCGGATGGGTAACTGTTCGTTCATCCCGAAAACGACCTACGGCCGAAGCCCGAACTTCCGAT contains:
- the rpsO gene encoding 30S ribosomal protein S15 — encoded protein: MAITKEKKQEIIDAFRREEHDTGSPEVQIALLTARINDLTDHFRTHKKDHASRRGLLMLVSKRSSLLKYLRQTDRKSYLEVIGRLGLRK
- the pnp gene encoding polyribonucleotide nucleotidyltransferase, whose translation is MSTSGSSAPVNPVKKLVVVERTIGGKTISIETGRLAKQATGAVVVRLGDTMTLVATVVAPGREGLDFFPMMVDYREKVYAAGKFPGGFIKREGRPTTKEILTSRLTDRPIRPLFPSDYRMEVQIQASPISADRINDPDILTLIGASTTLCICPDVPFLGPLGTIRLGRIDGELIPFPTAEEMTRSDLDLIVASTREKVTMIEGFGKELPEAEMLDAILEAHKLNQELIDLQLELREKLGMPPMEHPEPQPDALVEDLHRRYSADLREARLIKLKQDRNNAVKALQERVVAELCPEVPEGQEPTSPTPLEVKTAFYSLQERVAREMILDGYRSDGRGPKDLRMISCEVSVLPCAHGSAIFQRGETQALVTTVLGTGADEQRVDGIMEEYSKKFYLDYNMPHFAVGEVRPIRGPGRREIGHGMLAERSVAPILPDPQRFPYTIRVISDILESNGSSSMASVCGATLSLMDAGVPITDPVGGISIGLVEDPKTGRYILLTDIIGDEDHFGDMDFKVAGTQHGITGIQLDVKNIGLSEQIIRDTLDQAREARVEILRSMLRAIKRPRDQISMNAPRLIQIQIDPQKIGMLIGPGGKTIRRLQEETGTKIDIEDTGIVTIASASAVGAEECRDRIEGMTAGVQLGKIYEGRVMSVKDFGAFVELLPGQDGMVHISELTDGYINSVADVCRVGDTMLVKVIAIDEQDRVKLSRRQALAERGIEDDVESKPRPAGGEGDRGPRGGGDRGPGGPRGDRDRDRGPGGRGPGGPPPRDRDRDRR
- a CDS encoding sigma-54-dependent transcriptional regulator; protein product: MDPQIRVLVVDDDEPHAQAVAESLQRVGYDCTVAVGGREALRLIEEQHFDIIVTDLVMEPVGGLEVLRKAKQELPEAEVVILTGHGTIQTAVRAMQGGAATYLTKPLDIEELRDVVDKASKSQRLARENLELQRQLQERFGFEGVVGNSPQMKAIIDKLRQIAPTTATVLITGESGTGKELVAKAIHNNSPRKSKPFVALNCAALSDSILESELFGHVKGAFTGADRERKGLIEHANGGTLFLDEVGDIPPSTQVRLLRVIENGEIMRMGTNEPIHVNVRLVTATNRDLPEMIKEGKFRTDLYHRIKVISIKLPPLRERREDIPLLLDHFVRENAAHYGKPVPGIHPDLRKVLMSYSWPGNVRQLRNVVESLLVIDTDGELGLDDLTDEELLASAGVTPQSSGVSQLVGQPMESIEAHYIAETLRLTGGNREEASRILGIGERTLYRKLKEYGIN
- a CDS encoding two-component system sensor histidine kinase NtrB, which gives rise to MARSPAAPASPATDHSLADTHGRDPEPAPPLPPELARRLRDQYAEIAQFAGGLAHEIRNPLSTMRLTLDLLAEDFRDPQTDRERRALQKIERVRKESHRLENLLEDFLRVVRLSDLDLVPGDLNAVLEDVRDFCEPQSLAQGIVTRLQTDPDLPPVSLHVDSFKQALLNLIRNAQLAMPEGGELILRTRCNPENGVVIDVIDTGCGIPAEALPRVFDPFYSTRPRGSGLGLPMTRRIIEAHGGTIDLDSEPGKGTRFLIRLPASDPGGSV